The DNA sequence GTTGATAATAAATATGCCTGTTAAGACTCTGAATTTATTTAGTACAGCTATATCCCATCTTTCAGAATACAACCCCTTCTAAGGCACCACTTAAAATGCACACCCCAAACAATATTAACCTATGAAACACCACCAGGTTCTTTTTCATTGGGCCTGAATGGTATCCAGCTTGGAGTGGCTGTGCAGTTAATTTGCATTTTACTTGAACTTCCAGTGGACATTTTGTAGGAGTCGCAGGCACTCATTTGGACTTGGGAATTTCAGGGTGTTTGAAGTCTAATGAAAATTGAGCTCTTTGAGAGGGTTGCAGGCTGGTCTTGCttctcgctctctcgctctcttaaCCCTAGGACCACTGGTACTTATTTAAAACAagtttgctttccccctccccttctcttccaTTGGCTTAAAATAACTGGGAAGGGAGAAGATGGCAAGGGGAGAATCTATACATTTGGGTGCCAGTGTTTTCCCACTTTTAGAGGAAGTGATGTGCTGTACCAAGTTCTTCTTTGCCTTCCTGTAATGGCCCAGAAGTGGTTTTGATGAGTTGGGGAAGCTTCCAAGTAGTAGAAGAGGGGTGAGAATGTGCAAGAAGTGGGGTGGTACAATATCGAACAGCCAAGTTCAAATCCAGTCAGGACTGGTGATCCCTTGATCCCTTGAATGCATGTTGAGGTCATCTACGGTAAAAATGAGTCTCACAGTGGCAGCAAAATGAGAATGTCAGTGCCAtttgcagggctgtcttaagcatatgtgacaccggggtgcaaagatccgcccagcgcgcccccccccatttcccagtaccaggcgcgcaggagggtggagccggctGGCGGCTTCAGTGTCTTGCTGGCCCAGTCGCCCCCGAACTTGCGGCTCAGAgccacctgcagcagaagagcctgctgcgGTGCTCCAACCGACAggcaggctcttccccggactcaactcttggggcccggactctcagcctggcgcccctgagagcccggctcCCAgatgccctgcacccctagcgcctatgggtaagacgcccctgatcATTTGGAGCACTGCCATTTCATTGTTGGAATCTCCCTCCGCCCAGAAGGCGTTAGATTTGGTAGGTGGTGTCACCTTTATGGTCATTGGTGCAGACCTTGCCACCTGGGATGCCAGATAAAAGAAGAGGAATGGCAGCCCTGGATCAAATTTTGAGTGCTGGGCAAAGAAACATTACTTCTACCATCTCCTCGTGCTAGAAGTAAGTTTATGTTCAAAAGTTGATGGAGCCAGTGCCTAGAGAAGGGAGAACTTAATTGTGTGTGTATGCTGGTACTGCATCATTTGAGTGTGCTGAAGACTTGATATGCTTATGCTGAAGTTTCTTCATTCCAGTTAGCATTTCAACCTAGAAATAGGCTTCTGTGTTACATCTGGCTGTCCTATTATTACAGAGGGTTTAGTGGATGTAATATTGTATCACCAACCTGATGATAAAAAGAAGAATCGGGGATTCTGCTTCCTGGAATACGAGGATCACAAATCAGCCGCTCAAGCTCGGCGTCGGCTGATGAGTGGGAAAGTAAAAGTCTGGGGAAACGTCGTTACTGTGGAATGGGCTGACCCTGTAGAGGAACCAGATCCAGAAGTCATGGCAAAGGTAATAGAGCAAAGGCTGTACTGCTGAAGTGACTAACCCCAGATTGGGACACAGATCCTATCCCCCAAGATCTCACTAATTTGGGgggcaagaaaaacaaaaacaaaatagacaCTGTGCTGGGATGGGTGTCTATTTGGGATGGGCACCCTGATGGGGATACAAATTGCCTTCTCCCCAGTCATCAGATCAGTCATTTGATGAGCCCAGAGGGGCCAATAACACACACCCCCTAAGCTGATTGGCAAGAATCAACTGAGGTGTGGGGGACCACACTCACCACTGACATGGACACCCCAGAGGTTTGGCCAAGAATGAACATGCAGCCCTTGAGCCAAAAGTAGTTTGCCATTGCAGTAGGGTGGCCATGTCTGCACTActttgcctttccccctccctgggAAGTaattgaagtacagtggtgcctcgctagacgaaaataattcgttctgcgagtgctgtcgtatagcgaatttttcgtcttgcgaagcaccaacgagagaatagcggtttgacgaaaaaaagaaaaaaaaaaatcggaaattttttcgtcttgcgaggcaagcccattgaaaaatttgtcttgcgagacagccttccgctagcgaatgcctttcgtctagcgagtttttcgtctagcgaggcattcgtctagcggggtaccactgtatacaattcCAGGTGTACCCATGCTTTTCATCCACCTGGCAGTAGGGTTAATGTACCTATGCTGGTCAATGCCATCCATTTCCTGGGAATCTTGTTATAAAAAACATAAGCAGCAAGAAAGTGTTCCGGTATCTCTTAAATTAAAGCAAAATGTGATGGAGGCCTAATCATTTATTCAGAAGCCAACACTGAAACATGCTGTCAGTGGTCATTGTTGTTAGCTGTTGTTTCAGTTTTAGAGATAAAATTAATGCCTCTTGTGATGCAGAGATAAAGCCATCTTTTCCTGGATAGTTATTTAGTGCACTCTTACATCTGAGTAAGCATGTATTGTAAGAGTTACTGGAGTTCTGAAGCTGATGtcaaaatcccaccccaccccctttttttaaacAGGTGAAAGTTTTATTTGTGAGAAACTTGGCCACTACAGTGACGGAAGAAATACTGGAGAAATCCTTTTCAGAGTTTGGAAAGCTGGAAAGAGTGAAGAAATTAAAAGACTATGCTTTTGTTCATTTTGAAGATAGGGGGGCAGCGGTCAAGGTAGGTATGCACAATTTCATTATCTAGGCCAGTGGGTGGGGAACAGTCCCTGATTATGCCTGGCAAGGATCCTATTTCGGCCTGTGAGGTCGTTTTCCTtgagccacacccacctgcccaacACATGAGGTCATATATAACAGTGTTTCTCACTGTGAAGCACTAATGGAGACTGCTttgtcttttcttccttccagAAAGGGTGTTCAGCCTTCAGTCTAATGCCTTGTTTTAAAACTAAGAGCTAGTAGCTCTTCATTGCTACAGAAGTCTCTCCTACACCAGAGTAGGCACACAGGTGTTCTGTGCTTGTCCCAGGCAAATTTAAAGTGATTCACTTCCTAAAACATTCATTATGTAAATATGCATGGTGTTGAAATGGAATTACTGTGGACATGAGAATATCAGGACTTAGAAGAGTGGGAAGGTGGGAAATCCTGAAGGATTCTTCTCTGCAGAATGGAATTTAAACTTCTTTCCCCTTCCAAACAGGCCATGAACGAAATGAATGGAAAAGAGATAGAGGGGGAAGAAATTGAAATAGTATTAGCTAAGCCTCCagataagaaaaggaaagaacGCCAGGCTGCCAGACAAGCCTCCAGAAGTACTGCGTGAGTGTTAACTTCATTAACTGTACCGTAGTTCAAAGACAGGAGTTTCTGTCTGATAGCAACATAATAAAAATCTACTTTAATCTGGCATGCTGAACACCGCTTGAACTTTTAAATTGAGAAAGCAGCATGAACTAATGCTAATGCTTTTTCCCCGCTCACTAGGTATGaagattattattactatccTCCACCTCGTATGCCACCTCCAATTAGAGGCCGAGGGCGTGGAGGGAGAGGCGGCTATGGCTATCCCCCAGATTACTATGGCTATGAAGATTATTATGATGATTACTATGGCTATGACTATCATGACTACCGTGGTGGCTACGAAGATCCTTACTACGGCTATGATGATGGCTATGCtataagaggaagaggaggaggaaggggtgggcgAGGCGCACCTCCACCACCTAGGGGGCGGGGAGCACCACCACCAAGAGGTAGAGCTGGCTATTCCCAGAGGGGGGCACCAATGGGACCACCAAGAGGAGccaggggtgggagagggggTCCTGCCCAGCAGCAGCGTGGACGTGGTGCTCGTGGAGCCAGGGGCAACCGTGGGGGCAACGTAGGAGGCAAGAGAAAGGCTGATGGGTACAACCAACCGGATTCCAAGCGCCGCCAGACCAACAACCAGCAGAACTGGGGCTCCCAACCCATCGCTCAGCAGccgcttcagcaaggtggtgacTATGCCGGTAACTATGGTTACAATAATGACAACCAGGAATTTTATCAGGATACGTATGGGCAACAGTGGAAGTAAGACAAATAAGGAGGGCGTGGGAATATTGGAAAGATAGAATTTGGCTATAGCTCTACATCCTTCCAAAAATTGGCTTAATGTTTCATCCTTCAGTAGTGATTGGCTGCCATTTGTATTGGGCTGAAGAATCACTCTATTGTGTATATACTCaagtcttttattattattttcttttctcataaatGCACTTGGACATTACTGAGCTTGCAGAATTCCCAAACACAGTTTTGGGAGACAGTGCTTTTTATCGTTTTAGGCTTCATTTTAGCAGTTTATCAGCAGGATGGGCGACACTGTTAAATCATGATTTTGCAGACCTTCTGTTTTTGGAcagtttcatttttttcctttttcttttttggatttGGGATAGACTACATAGGCATATGCTGTACATAAAGTAAAGCTAGTAATTTGTCTCCGTAGTTttaagaaattaaaacaaaattaagttTTCTTGTATTGAAAATAACATGACTGTATGTTTTGCATTCCTAGAAGTAGGTtaactgtgtttttaaattgttataacttCACACCTTTTTGAAAATCTGCCCTACAAAATTTGTTTGGCCTAAACGTCAAATCCGTGGCAATTTGTTCCTTGATGTGATTGTATTTCCAATTTCTTCTTGTTCATGTAAGATTTCAATAAAACTCAAAAATCTATTCAAAACATTACCTATTTCAAATTCAATTGTGTCCTAAAACATTTTATTGGTAATTCTTGCAAGAAacatctttttttattaaaaaaaaaactgcctatGTGAGTGATCAAATTCATGCAAATTTCTTGCAATTTCCAACATCTGGCACTTGTGGCATATGTCAGAGCTAGGTCTAATCATAGCATCAAATTGAAATTTCATAATTGTTAATCTAATCTAATTGCATTTAACTTTCAATTGGTTGCTTTCTTAACAGCTTCAAGTACATTTGTAAACTTGTGCAAATTGTTTTTAGTCATATGATTTTAAGTCCCACTGTCTGGATATTAGAAGTTTCATGTAGGAAGGCAGTCAATAAACTTAACCTGTTTTTATGTTACTAATATGGATAACATCTAATGACTTCAACTCAATTTGATAGTGTGCAAACATAAAAACAGACAATTATGTGCTcaattttaatgttgtttttgtttgctttgaacAAAGATATGAGAATGGTTGTAAATTCTTACAAAGTACagtgaaaatgtaaaaaaatcttTTATGCTCTAGATAACAAAATTGCTAATTTGATTATAATATTAGATTTTACACCCTTCTGAATGAATGATTTGAAGCTCAAATTTCCATTGATTTGAGATATCTTCAGTCTATAAAGAACTTTTTGTACAAACCCTATTTTTTGCcatatttttaatattcatttGACTCTCAATTTATGATGTTTTACCTGTTTGCATCTTTTGCACTGTGCTAAACTGCAGTGAAGTACATTTGCATTCTAGGAAATAAATCCAAAGGTCTTAAATTTACAGATCAGATTGGCCAACTTGAACATCCATAATTAATAATTAGCCCCTAATTTATGAGTTTGCCTTTGATTAGAACATAGTGAAAAATAACAAGTCATTGAGAGAGAACAAGCTGCTTGTCTGAACCTCCAATAGTATTATCTGTTTGACAGAATTACATTGTTGTGCGAACAGTGTTTGTTCTTCCTACAATTTTGTATGTTGTGAGTCAGGAAGATAATTTTCATGGGTTTGTAGCTCTTGACTCATTGAGGAAGGAAAACCTTGTAAAAATGGCTTTTTCAGTCCAGCCAGATATTTGGGGTACTATGGTAACAGTAATTGACCATGGTTCTGATAAAAGAAAAAATCCTGTAGCTCTTGGTCATATAATATGTCTTTGTTTTGTCTGAGTAAAGCTGCAGGATTTGTCTTGTGAAACCTATCTGGCTTTTAGGTCTAGTAGAAGTGGCTGGCTTTCTAATacctaaatcacacacacacacacacacacacacatccagttGCCTGACAATCAACTCCACAGCTTAACAGTATTTGGTGAAACCAAATTTGAGCCAATTTAAAATACTTGCCCATGTCCTAAAGGGCTTTAAAGTTATCCTTTATGATGCAGCATACACAAGGACTGCCAAGAGAGGTGAAAAGCAATTTTGTATTGATGTGAAAATGTCTATGTCAGAATCTAGAAAGATTTGGAAATGTAACACACACATGTGCTTGTGTATAATGATTAATCTTGTGATGTGTTTGTTAATCTTGCCCAAACGCCAAGTCTGTAAAATTGTTATATCCAAAATGCAACTAAATTCTGGAAGTTCTTTCAAGTAGCAAATTCTGCATACAAAATTAGCAGTCCTACCTGTCCGCAAACATCTGTTTTAAATTCCATCTTTAAAGACAGCACTTTTGTCCAGATATCTTAGTGGTATGTATATGCTGTGAAGAGGACAATTGTgtttcaaattaaatacagaACACAATCTAATTAGACATTCATGGCTTTAAGAAACTttgcttcacacacaaaaaataaatattaaaaacgcactccaaaatgtattttgctttATCTGTGCCTTGACCTTTTATTCCGCAAAGCAAGTCAGAGGGACAAAAACCCTGTCATAGAAGAATATCAATCCTTTGTTCTTCAAGGTGGGGACGGAATCATGAAATGGAATTCAATATTTGATCACTCATTTATAGCAGTTGCTTCAATGTCTCTATTGATACAAAGGtgactttgaaaaaaataatgaaaaaatgaTGCCCGAGTTTTGGTACTTCGGAAACCCATATCAAAAGATTTCTACAAATTCGTAATTACATAGATCTAGCATTGCAGTGCAAGCCAGATTATACTTCAGAGTTAACCGCTTAACTGGGAACCATTCCCATTTATGAAGGAAAATGTCTAAAACTTCTAGAGGTATAGTAATTGTTCTAGGCTTACAGTTCCTTCAGTAAGGTTTGTTTTTTCTAGGTGAAGATATTAATCTTCAATTGTTTAactgttttaaagcattttttcctGTTAAAATCCAAACGTATTGGAGGTATTAAGTTTAATAATCGGCTA is a window from the Lacerta agilis isolate rLacAgi1 chromosome 8, rLacAgi1.pri, whole genome shotgun sequence genome containing:
- the HNRNPR gene encoding heterogeneous nuclear ribonucleoprotein R isoform X2 yields the protein MKTYRQREKQGSKVQESTKGPDEAKIKALLERTGYTLDVTTGQRKYGGPPPDTVYSGSQPGIGTEVFVGKIPRDLYEDELVPLFEKAGPIWDLRLMMDPLSGQNRGYAFITFCSKDAAQEAVKLCDNYEIRPGKHLGVCISVANNRLFVGSIPKNKTKENILEEFSKVTEGLVDVILYHQPDDKKKNRGFCFLEYEDHKSAAQARRRLMSGKVKVWGNVVTVEWADPVEEPDPEVMAKVKVLFVRNLATTVTEEILEKSFSEFGKLERVKKLKDYAFVHFEDRGAAVKAMNEMNGKEIEGEEIEIVLAKPPDKKRKERQAARQASRSTAYEDYYYYPPPRMPPPIRGRGRGGRGGYGYPPDYYGYEDYYDDYYGYDYHDYRGGYEDPYYGYDDGYAIRGRGGGRGGRGAPPPPRGRGAPPPRGRAGYSQRGAPMGPPRGARGGRGGPAQQQRGRGARGARGNRGGNVGGKRKADGYNQPDSKRRQTNNQQNWGSQPIAQQPLQQGGDYAGNYGYNNDNQEFYQDTYGQQWK
- the HNRNPR gene encoding heterogeneous nuclear ribonucleoprotein R isoform X1, which gives rise to MANQVNGNAVQLKEEEEPMDTSSVTHTEHYKTLIEAGLPQKVAERLDEIFQTGLVAYVDLDERAIDALREFNEEGALSVLQQFKESDLSHVQNKSAFLCGVMKTYRQREKQGSKVQESTKGPDEAKIKALLERTGYTLDVTTGQRKYGGPPPDTVYSGSQPGIGTEVFVGKIPRDLYEDELVPLFEKAGPIWDLRLMMDPLSGQNRGYAFITFCSKDAAQEAVKLCDNYEIRPGKHLGVCISVANNRLFVGSIPKNKTKENILEEFSKVTEGLVDVILYHQPDDKKKNRGFCFLEYEDHKSAAQARRRLMSGKVKVWGNVVTVEWADPVEEPDPEVMAKVKVLFVRNLATTVTEEILEKSFSEFGKLERVKKLKDYAFVHFEDRGAAVKAMNEMNGKEIEGEEIEIVLAKPPDKKRKERQAARQASRSTAYEDYYYYPPPRMPPPIRGRGRGGRGGYGYPPDYYGYEDYYDDYYGYDYHDYRGGYEDPYYGYDDGYAIRGRGGGRGGRGAPPPPRGRGAPPPRGRAGYSQRGAPMGPPRGARGGRGGPAQQQRGRGARGARGNRGGNVGGKRKADGYNQPDSKRRQTNNQQNWGSQPIAQQPLQQGGDYAGNYGYNNDNQEFYQDTYGQQWK